Proteins from a single region of Leptospira venezuelensis:
- the metH gene encoding methionine synthase, protein MKHKFPTYTNSKAQELLKLLEERILVLDGAMGTMIQRYGLGEEDFRDERLKDHPSALKGNNDLLVITKPEVIEEIHYKFLEAGANILETNTFSSNRISQADYNAEAYVDELNRKAVKVARAAMEKFAKTHPDQPLFLAGSIGPTTRTASLSPDVNNPAYRAVTFDELVETFYEQVRALVEEGVDILLSETNIDTLNLKAIIVAIENVFKDLNVRIPVSLSVTITDASGRTLSGQTIEAFYNSIYHANPLSVGINCALGAGEMRPYIEELSRISGCYISCYPNAGLPNAFGGYDQTPEEFGKFLEDFSNQGWLNIAGGCCGTTPAHIKEGAKAVQGKKPRLIPEIVGKTRLSGLEPLTIDETTGFVLIGERTNVTGSPKFKKLILEGNFEEAVSVALQQVEAGANVIDINFDEALLDGEASMKEFLNLIAVEPDIAKVPFMVDSSKWSVLETGLKCIQGKPIVNSISLKEGEEKFLQQAKTIKMYGASVIVMAFDEQGQAATKDDKVRICKRAYDLLVEKADFSPFDIIFDPNILTVGTGIEEHNNYAVDFIEAIKEIKVVCPGAKISGGLSNISFSFRGNNPVREAMHSAFLFYAIKAGMDMAIVNAGMLAVYEEIPKDLLERVEDVLLNRRPDATERLIDFAESVKSGEKAEKKEEAWREGTVEQRLEYSLVKGIVEFIDQDTEEARLKYDQPLQVIEGPLMDGMRVVGDLFGAGKMFLPQVVKSARVMKKSVAYLLPFMEEENRKQAQASKKQKFLIATVKGDVHDIGKNIVAVVLACNNYEVIDLGVMVPCEKILEEAKKENVDIIGLSGLITPSLDEMVHVASEMKRTGFDIPLLIGGATTSSAHTSVKISEKYDQPVVHVIDASRVVNVVAKLLNPSLKPDYIKQIKEEQKVQREIYFNTRSDRKLVSIEDARDNKYVTDWNVTNVVKPNFTGVRVFDNEISLEELVPFIDWSPFFQAWELKGRYPSILESETYGKQAKELFKDAQKLLADIVSNKRYTTRGVIGVFPANSVGDDIEVYEDETRTNIKTVFHTLRQQISKEEKDEPNYCLADYIAPKESGVADYIGGFAVTAGHGVEAFASIFDSNLDDYNSIMAKALGDRFAEAFAEYMHLKIRKEIWGYVADENLSTDELIRERYQGIRPAAGYPASPDHTEKRTLFDLLDVEKNTGITLTEHFAMMPASSVSGLYFAHPAAKYFAVAKINKDQVQDYANRKGMTISDVEKWLSPNLAYDPQEEVSRV, encoded by the coding sequence ATGAAACATAAATTTCCCACATACACAAATTCCAAAGCACAGGAACTCTTAAAATTATTAGAAGAGAGGATACTGGTTCTTGACGGAGCAATGGGAACCATGATCCAGCGATATGGTCTAGGGGAAGAGGATTTTCGAGATGAAAGACTCAAAGATCATCCGTCTGCCTTAAAAGGGAACAATGATCTACTTGTGATCACCAAGCCTGAAGTGATCGAAGAAATACATTATAAATTTTTGGAAGCAGGGGCGAATATTTTAGAAACGAATACGTTCAGCTCTAATAGAATTTCCCAAGCAGATTATAATGCAGAAGCGTATGTTGATGAACTGAACAGAAAAGCGGTGAAGGTTGCTCGTGCTGCAATGGAAAAGTTTGCCAAAACTCATCCTGATCAGCCACTATTCCTTGCGGGATCGATTGGACCTACGACAAGGACCGCTTCTCTTTCTCCTGATGTGAATAACCCGGCATATCGTGCAGTGACCTTTGACGAATTAGTAGAAACATTTTATGAGCAAGTAAGAGCACTAGTGGAAGAAGGAGTCGATATTCTTCTTTCTGAAACGAACATAGACACTTTAAATCTAAAAGCTATTATCGTTGCAATTGAGAACGTCTTCAAAGATTTGAATGTGCGAATTCCCGTTTCTCTTTCAGTTACGATAACTGATGCTTCCGGGAGAACTTTGTCGGGACAGACAATTGAAGCATTCTACAATTCCATTTATCATGCAAATCCACTTTCTGTCGGAATTAACTGCGCCTTAGGTGCAGGAGAGATGAGACCCTATATAGAAGAATTATCCAGGATCTCGGGTTGTTATATTAGTTGTTATCCGAATGCCGGCTTGCCTAACGCATTCGGAGGATACGATCAGACTCCCGAAGAATTTGGAAAATTTTTGGAAGATTTTTCCAACCAAGGTTGGTTGAATATTGCTGGGGGATGTTGCGGAACTACTCCTGCTCATATCAAAGAAGGCGCCAAAGCTGTCCAAGGTAAAAAACCTAGACTTATACCTGAGATAGTAGGAAAGACCAGATTATCCGGATTAGAACCTTTGACTATAGATGAAACAACTGGTTTCGTCTTAATTGGAGAAAGAACTAACGTAACCGGTTCTCCTAAATTCAAAAAATTGATCTTAGAAGGAAACTTCGAAGAAGCAGTATCCGTTGCTTTGCAACAGGTGGAAGCAGGCGCTAACGTTATCGATATAAACTTCGATGAGGCTCTCTTAGACGGAGAAGCCTCCATGAAAGAATTTTTGAACCTGATCGCGGTAGAACCTGATATTGCAAAAGTTCCTTTCATGGTGGATAGTTCTAAGTGGTCTGTTTTAGAGACTGGATTAAAATGTATCCAAGGAAAACCGATCGTAAACTCCATCTCCTTGAAAGAAGGAGAAGAGAAGTTTTTGCAACAGGCAAAAACAATCAAGATGTACGGCGCTTCTGTCATCGTGATGGCATTTGATGAACAAGGTCAGGCTGCCACTAAAGATGATAAGGTTCGTATTTGTAAAAGAGCTTACGATTTATTAGTGGAGAAGGCGGACTTCTCTCCGTTCGATATCATTTTCGACCCGAACATACTAACTGTAGGAACAGGGATCGAAGAACATAATAATTATGCGGTAGATTTTATAGAAGCGATCAAAGAGATCAAAGTTGTTTGCCCAGGTGCGAAGATCAGCGGTGGTTTAAGTAATATTTCCTTCTCTTTCCGTGGAAATAATCCAGTGAGAGAAGCAATGCACTCAGCATTCTTATTCTATGCGATCAAAGCTGGGATGGACATGGCGATCGTAAACGCAGGTATGCTTGCAGTTTATGAAGAAATTCCTAAGGATCTTTTAGAAAGAGTAGAGGACGTTCTCCTGAACAGAAGACCGGATGCTACCGAAAGATTAATCGACTTTGCTGAATCAGTTAAGTCAGGTGAGAAGGCTGAGAAAAAAGAAGAAGCCTGGAGAGAAGGAACAGTCGAGCAAAGATTAGAATATTCTTTAGTAAAAGGAATTGTAGAATTCATAGACCAAGATACTGAAGAAGCAAGACTCAAATACGATCAACCATTGCAAGTGATCGAAGGTCCTTTAATGGATGGAATGAGAGTAGTTGGCGATCTGTTCGGAGCCGGAAAAATGTTCCTTCCTCAGGTTGTTAAGAGTGCAAGGGTGATGAAAAAATCGGTGGCATACCTTCTGCCTTTTATGGAAGAAGAGAACCGCAAGCAGGCTCAAGCTTCTAAAAAGCAAAAATTCCTGATCGCTACAGTGAAAGGAGATGTTCACGATATCGGAAAGAATATCGTAGCAGTAGTTCTTGCGTGTAATAACTACGAAGTGATTGACCTCGGCGTAATGGTTCCTTGTGAGAAAATTTTGGAAGAAGCAAAAAAGGAAAATGTAGACATCATCGGTTTATCCGGGCTTATTACTCCTTCTTTGGATGAGATGGTTCACGTTGCTTCTGAAATGAAGAGAACCGGTTTCGATATTCCTCTATTGATTGGAGGAGCTACTACAAGTTCTGCTCATACTTCTGTAAAAATTTCAGAGAAATATGACCAACCTGTGGTCCACGTAATTGATGCTTCCAGGGTCGTGAACGTAGTTGCAAAACTTTTGAATCCTTCTTTAAAACCTGATTATATAAAGCAGATTAAAGAAGAGCAAAAGGTCCAAAGAGAAATTTATTTTAACACAAGAAGCGATCGTAAACTTGTTTCTATCGAAGATGCTCGAGATAATAAATATGTTACCGATTGGAATGTGACTAATGTTGTTAAACCGAATTTTACGGGAGTTCGTGTTTTCGATAATGAAATCTCTCTCGAAGAGTTGGTTCCTTTTATAGACTGGTCTCCGTTCTTCCAAGCTTGGGAACTAAAAGGACGTTATCCTTCTATTCTGGAAAGTGAAACATACGGTAAACAAGCTAAAGAATTATTCAAAGACGCTCAGAAATTATTAGCAGATATCGTTTCTAATAAAAGATATACGACCCGAGGAGTGATTGGCGTCTTCCCCGCAAATAGTGTAGGCGACGATATTGAAGTTTACGAAGATGAAACCAGGACAAATATTAAGACCGTTTTTCATACCCTTCGCCAACAGATCAGCAAAGAAGAAAAAGATGAACCTAATTATTGTTTGGCGGACTATATCGCTCCTAAAGAAAGCGGAGTCGCAGATTATATCGGTGGTTTTGCAGTTACTGCGGGTCATGGAGTAGAGGCGTTCGCTTCTATCTTCGACTCTAACCTGGACGACTATAATTCCATCATGGCAAAGGCCTTGGGTGATCGTTTTGCTGAAGCTTTTGCGGAATATATGCACCTGAAGATCCGAAAAGAGATTTGGGGTTATGTGGCCGACGAAAATCTTTCTACTGACGAATTGATCCGTGAACGATATCAGGGCATTCGTCCAGCTGCGGGCTATCCTGCAAGTCCCGATCATACTGAAAAGAGAACCTTATTTGATCTATTAGATGTGGAGAAGAATACAGGCATCACTCTTACTGAACATTTTGCAATGATGCCTGCAAGTTCCGTGAGCGGTTTATACTTTGCACATCCAGCTGCTAAATATTTTGCAGTGGCGAAGATTAATAAAGATCAGGTTCAGGATTATGCAAACAGGAAAGGAATGACTATTTCCGATGTGGAGAAATGGCTTTCCCCGAATTTGGCCTATGATCCCCAAGAGGAAGTTTCGAGAGTCTAA
- a CDS encoding LIC_20087 family outer membrane protein, whose product MAKQNIPSYINKYRMRTEKMTYESKSLPKRKRSFFRKTFPSLLQVILPFVASLSVIYGENSSTFFWDSFDNFSKNKALFSQKETSDQTEEKEEHKVQFFSSLTFKYPYEMKVFREYIPTESASFDSIPGLPNKLPNQPRILLQKREFFALYPSLGREEVFVMAMSMGQNKENKSEAYVGANTERRAFDSLTDVRATSSVIPGLGSNLSRGLDNQAGNLLFGYLLGRAGIQMDLGWRMAGNNVGLAIPESAKSSIGISYSLISNSSSLNKMDFFLQVSGIKRFNDKSLLQIDTPQAFRGWQQGYEYYVNPGFSISTKNLSFEGLVRLPLHQPFPNTDGLLTPEIQGMLGVKYKFSDSSPNLQK is encoded by the coding sequence TTGGCAAAGCAGAATATTCCGTCATATATCAATAAATATAGGATGAGAACCGAGAAGATGACATATGAATCCAAATCTCTTCCTAAACGCAAACGCTCGTTTTTTAGAAAGACCTTCCCTTCTCTCTTGCAGGTAATTCTTCCTTTTGTAGCGAGCCTATCCGTAATCTACGGAGAGAACAGTTCTACTTTCTTCTGGGATTCTTTCGACAACTTTTCTAAAAACAAGGCCCTATTTTCACAAAAGGAAACTTCTGACCAAACAGAAGAGAAGGAAGAGCATAAGGTTCAATTTTTCTCTTCTCTTACATTCAAATATCCTTATGAAATGAAAGTGTTTCGGGAATATATCCCGACCGAATCTGCATCTTTCGACTCCATTCCAGGGCTGCCCAACAAGTTACCGAACCAGCCAAGGATCCTTTTACAGAAGAGAGAATTTTTCGCTCTTTACCCTTCTCTTGGAAGAGAAGAAGTTTTTGTAATGGCAATGAGTATGGGCCAGAACAAGGAAAATAAATCCGAGGCTTATGTAGGAGCTAATACAGAAAGAAGAGCGTTTGATTCTCTGACGGACGTGAGAGCTACTTCTTCCGTTATACCAGGTTTAGGTTCTAACCTTTCGAGAGGTTTGGACAACCAAGCTGGGAATTTACTTTTCGGTTATTTACTCGGAAGAGCTGGCATTCAAATGGATTTAGGTTGGAGAATGGCGGGAAATAACGTAGGTTTGGCGATCCCAGAATCTGCAAAATCTTCCATCGGGATCAGCTATTCCTTGATCTCGAATTCCAGCAGTTTGAACAAAATGGATTTCTTTCTACAAGTATCTGGGATCAAAAGATTTAACGATAAAAGTCTTTTACAGATCGATACTCCTCAAGCCTTCAGAGGATGGCAGCAAGGTTACGAATATTATGTGAACCCTGGATTCTCTATCTCTACAAAAAACTTGAGCTTCGAAGGTTTGGTACGTTTGCCTCTTCATCAACCGTTCCCGAATACGGACGGATTACTTACTCCAGAGATCCAAGGTATGCTCGGGGTAAAATATAAATTCTCAGACAGTTCTCCAAATTTACAAAAATAA
- a CDS encoding ATP-dependent 6-phosphofructokinase translates to MNTKIRNFGPCKIESPAAYEYYTGDESKVVFKTVFETEESWKEYIGEGAEFFEQAGPRKKIYFDPKEVTAGIVTCGGLCPGINDVIRGIVMELNYRYGVKRILGFPYGYQGLVKKYDHKPIELNPENVAHIGRDGGTILASSRGNQNPSDMVDRLSLYGVKMLFCIGGDGTLRGAKEIVGEIDRRGEEISVIGVPKTIDNDINYVQKTFGFSTAFSKAMEAVECAHVEAKGAPNGIGVVKLMGRHSGFIAVNAALASQNVNYCLIPEVDFDLNGKGSFLDILKKRILTREHAVIIVAEGAGQKFFGKTEERDASGNLKLGDIGVYLKNSIQDFFKAEKIEVNVKYIDPSYIIRSIPANPEDSIFCGFLAQNAVHAAMAGKTDLVIGMWNNVFTHLPIDIAIQERKVLQPTKSTLWRTLLASTGQPARMVAE, encoded by the coding sequence ATGAACACAAAGATCAGAAATTTCGGCCCTTGCAAAATTGAAAGTCCAGCCGCTTACGAATATTATACCGGAGATGAATCCAAGGTGGTTTTCAAGACGGTATTCGAAACAGAAGAGAGCTGGAAGGAATATATAGGAGAAGGAGCCGAATTTTTCGAACAAGCAGGTCCCAGAAAGAAGATCTACTTCGACCCAAAGGAAGTAACTGCTGGGATCGTGACCTGTGGGGGGCTTTGTCCAGGGATCAATGATGTGATCCGAGGTATCGTAATGGAATTAAATTATAGATACGGGGTTAAACGTATCCTTGGATTTCCCTACGGCTATCAGGGCCTTGTCAAAAAATATGATCATAAACCCATCGAGCTGAACCCTGAAAATGTGGCTCATATAGGCAGGGACGGAGGAACCATTCTCGCATCTTCCCGTGGAAACCAAAATCCTTCCGACATGGTAGATAGGCTCTCTTTGTACGGAGTTAAGATGTTATTCTGTATAGGAGGAGACGGAACCTTAAGAGGAGCCAAAGAGATCGTAGGCGAGATAGACAGAAGAGGGGAAGAGATCTCTGTTATTGGAGTTCCTAAGACAATAGATAACGATATCAATTATGTGCAAAAAACTTTCGGATTTTCTACCGCCTTCTCCAAAGCAATGGAAGCTGTAGAATGTGCACATGTGGAAGCAAAAGGCGCGCCGAATGGGATAGGTGTAGTAAAACTGATGGGAAGGCATTCCGGTTTTATTGCAGTAAATGCAGCTTTAGCTTCTCAAAACGTAAACTATTGTCTAATCCCTGAAGTTGATTTTGATCTGAATGGAAAAGGTTCCTTCTTAGATATTCTGAAAAAAAGGATCTTAACCAGAGAACATGCGGTGATAATTGTAGCAGAAGGTGCAGGTCAAAAGTTTTTCGGGAAAACGGAAGAAAGAGACGCTTCCGGAAATCTAAAATTAGGCGATATTGGTGTTTATCTCAAAAATTCAATCCAGGACTTCTTCAAAGCAGAAAAGATAGAAGTGAATGTTAAATATATAGATCCAAGTTATATTATTCGTTCTATTCCAGCAAATCCAGAGGATTCTATTTTCTGTGGATTTTTGGCTCAGAATGCAGTGCATGCTGCCATGGCCGGCAAGACTGATCTAGTGATCGGTATGTGGAATAATGTGTTTACTCATCTTCCGATAGATATCGCGATCCAAGAAAGAAAGGTGCTTCAGCCTACTAAGAGTACTCTGTGGAGAACATTATTGGCTTCAACCGGGCAGCCTGCTCGTATGGTGGCAGAATAA
- a CDS encoding GAF domain-containing SpoIIE family protein phosphatase produces the protein MSFKQLSLALISDITARINSTDDLEELLGIIIDTTKDVLNTEGCSLLLYDPDEDCLVFQVAKGDKGESLTELKVPRGKGIAGMVLESLEPVIVNDAANDPRIYRNIDDAVGFTTKNLICVPMKAQGEIQGVLEAVNSLERPEFTNKDIKILEYLSDLAAIAIRNRRLIRDLKDRARELDCLYQISQAISNIGELDQFLNLTVNSISDVLGAERVSLIFQNPRTKAFELSKSIGFSLEEESHLVDESRGILNEILSQGKAILVQGQTDINPDLLTPNRYKTRSFVSVPIRQDGTIIGVLNAADKMSGDSFSPQDLSILSTISNQIAEAYNSLLAKNQKEKLTSIRRDMQIASQIQLNSLPNIPKKMHLLEIETSYTASKEIGGDFYDLIYHNPDEVSILIADVSGKGIAAALFMEFSKTIIAGEVARNSSTSISLMGANRIIQEKSGYFMFVTVMLTRINMLKKRIRFSSAGHNEQLLYKAKDKKVLLLSGKGMPLGIKESEIEEHEVEYQPGDLLVLYTDGVSETTNETGEMYSLENLAKLIERNGDMPVENLKELILDTTDAFRGEADPHDDYTLVMVRLN, from the coding sequence ATGAGTTTCAAACAGCTCTCCTTAGCTCTTATTTCAGACATTACTGCCAGGATCAATTCCACCGATGATCTGGAAGAACTTTTAGGAATTATCATAGATACCACGAAAGATGTGCTCAATACGGAAGGATGTTCCCTTCTACTCTATGATCCGGACGAAGATTGCCTAGTATTCCAAGTTGCAAAAGGTGATAAGGGAGAATCCCTCACTGAATTAAAAGTCCCTAGAGGAAAAGGGATCGCAGGAATGGTCCTAGAAAGTCTAGAACCTGTCATTGTAAATGATGCGGCAAACGATCCTAGAATTTATAGAAACATAGATGATGCAGTCGGATTCACCACAAAGAATCTAATCTGTGTTCCGATGAAAGCGCAAGGAGAGATCCAAGGAGTCCTGGAAGCAGTTAACTCTTTAGAAAGGCCTGAATTCACAAATAAAGACATTAAGATATTAGAATATCTTTCCGATCTTGCAGCGATTGCGATCAGAAACAGAAGGTTGATCCGAGATTTAAAAGATCGTGCAAGAGAACTGGATTGTCTTTATCAGATCAGTCAGGCCATTTCTAATATTGGCGAGTTAGATCAGTTCTTAAATCTAACAGTAAACTCAATCTCAGACGTTTTAGGTGCGGAAAGAGTTTCTTTGATCTTCCAAAATCCTAGAACAAAAGCATTCGAACTTTCTAAATCCATAGGCTTCAGCTTGGAAGAAGAGTCTCATCTTGTGGATGAGTCCAGAGGGATATTAAACGAAATTTTATCCCAAGGAAAAGCGATCCTAGTTCAGGGACAAACAGATATTAATCCTGACCTTCTTACGCCAAATCGTTATAAGACTAGATCTTTCGTATCTGTTCCTATCCGTCAGGATGGTACGATCATAGGCGTCTTAAACGCTGCGGATAAAATGAGCGGGGATAGTTTTTCCCCCCAAGACCTTTCTATCTTGAGCACTATCTCGAACCAAATTGCAGAAGCTTATAACAGTCTTTTAGCTAAGAATCAAAAGGAGAAGTTAACATCTATCCGAAGAGATATGCAGATCGCTTCTCAGATACAGCTCAACTCTCTTCCTAATATTCCTAAGAAGATGCATCTTCTGGAAATTGAAACTTCTTACACCGCATCCAAAGAGATCGGTGGAGACTTCTATGATCTGATCTATCATAATCCTGATGAAGTAAGTATCTTAATCGCAGACGTTTCCGGAAAAGGGATCGCAGCCGCGCTCTTTATGGAATTTTCCAAAACGATTATCGCGGGTGAAGTCGCACGTAATTCTTCCACAAGTATCAGTCTTATGGGAGCAAACCGGATCATTCAAGAGAAGTCCGGCTATTTTATGTTCGTTACTGTGATGCTCACTCGTATCAATATGCTTAAGAAGCGGATCCGTTTTTCTAGTGCCGGCCATAATGAGCAGTTATTATATAAGGCAAAAGACAAGAAGGTACTACTCCTTTCCGGAAAAGGAATGCCTCTAGGCATCAAAGAATCAGAGATAGAAGAGCATGAAGTGGAATACCAACCCGGAGATCTTCTGGTTCTATATACTGATGGTGTAAGCGAGACTACAAACGAAACCGGAGAAATGTATTCTTTAGAAAATCTCGCAAAACTTATAGAAAGAAACGGAGATATGCCCGTAGAAAATCTAAAAGAACTGATCTTAGATACTACTGATGCATTCAGAGGAGAAGCAGATCCTCATGACGATTACACTTTAGTAATGGTCCGACTCAATTAG
- the argB gene encoding acetylglutamate kinase: MEHSFERVNNILEALPYITKYSGKTVVIKYGGAAMAKADLKESFAKDIVLLKYVGIHPVIVHGGGPEINRLLESLNIPTEFVHGHRVTNAETMDVVEMVLTGKVNKQIVSMINKEGGNAVGLSGKDGNLAVASKTKIEIDVEGKKSELVDVGLVGKIDKIDPTVILSLQEKGFIPVISPVAESASGESLNINADTFAGELAGALKAEKLILLTDTSGILIDGKLVTGLNRALVKDYIRKGDITGGMIPKVECCLSAIDQGVRRTHIIDGRVPHSILIEIFTDQGIGSLIE; this comes from the coding sequence ATGGAACATTCCTTTGAAAGGGTCAACAATATTCTGGAGGCCCTTCCCTATATTACAAAATACTCCGGGAAAACTGTGGTCATCAAATATGGTGGAGCCGCAATGGCGAAGGCCGACTTAAAGGAATCTTTCGCAAAAGATATAGTTCTTCTAAAGTATGTAGGTATCCATCCTGTAATTGTTCACGGAGGCGGACCCGAGATCAATAGACTCTTAGAAAGTTTGAATATTCCAACTGAGTTCGTTCACGGTCATAGGGTCACAAACGCGGAGACCATGGACGTTGTAGAAATGGTCCTCACTGGAAAAGTAAATAAACAGATCGTTTCCATGATCAATAAAGAAGGTGGAAATGCAGTCGGACTTTCCGGAAAAGATGGAAATCTTGCAGTCGCTTCCAAAACAAAAATAGAAATAGATGTAGAAGGAAAAAAATCCGAACTAGTAGATGTCGGTCTTGTGGGTAAGATCGACAAAATAGATCCTACAGTCATTCTATCTCTCCAAGAAAAAGGTTTTATCCCGGTAATTTCTCCGGTGGCTGAATCTGCATCTGGAGAATCTTTAAATATTAACGCGGATACGTTTGCGGGAGAATTGGCAGGAGCTCTCAAGGCGGAAAAGCTCATCCTTCTTACGGATACTAGCGGGATCCTGATCGACGGAAAACTTGTAACAGGTTTAAACCGTGCCTTAGTAAAAGATTATATTCGGAAAGGAGATATCACTGGAGGAATGATCCCTAAAGTAGAATGTTGTCTTTCTGCGATCGACCAAGGAGTGAGAAGGACTCATATTATTGACGGAAGAGTCCCACATTCTATCCTGATCGAAATCTTTACTGATCAAGGGATCGGTTCCTTGATCGAATAA
- a CDS encoding SDR family NAD(P)-dependent oxidoreductase has product MLTILITGGSGGLGRALVSELGNLGYKILNWDLVSPVRLHPNETFQKIDLTSSNELENACKNLQLDTSSSIYGFVHCAGYGGPYHKITEVSLEEWDRIFAINLRSAFQITKTLLPVFSTKGLGRFVYIASSLSVQGSALSVAYSSSKHGIIGFMKSIAAEWGEKGITSNAVSPGYMETKMGIQEDQVDDHRKKIIEMTPVKKIASPEEIARVVSFLISSESGYINGANWTVDGGITSI; this is encoded by the coding sequence ATGTTAACAATTTTAATCACTGGAGGAAGCGGAGGCTTAGGCCGTGCTCTTGTTTCCGAATTAGGAAATCTAGGATACAAGATCTTAAATTGGGATCTAGTTTCTCCAGTCAGACTTCATCCAAATGAAACATTCCAAAAAATAGATCTGACTTCTTCCAATGAACTGGAGAATGCCTGCAAAAATTTGCAATTAGATACTTCTTCTTCCATTTATGGATTTGTACATTGTGCGGGTTATGGCGGTCCTTATCATAAGATCACCGAAGTTTCTTTGGAAGAATGGGACAGGATATTCGCGATTAACCTTCGCTCTGCTTTTCAAATTACAAAAACATTACTTCCAGTCTTTAGCACAAAAGGTTTGGGAAGATTTGTTTACATAGCTTCTTCATTATCAGTGCAAGGAAGCGCGCTATCTGTTGCTTACTCTTCTTCCAAACATGGGATCATCGGTTTTATGAAATCTATTGCTGCAGAATGGGGAGAGAAGGGAATCACTTCCAACGCTGTGAGCCCAGGTTATATGGAAACCAAAATGGGCATCCAAGAAGACCAGGTGGATGATCATCGCAAAAAGATAATAGAGATGACTCCAGTAAAGAAGATCGCTTCTCCGGAAGAGATTGCAAGAGTGGTCTCTTTTTTAATCTCTTCAGAATCAGGTTATATCAATGGTGCGAACTGGACAGTGGACGGAGGAATTACTTCGATTTAG